A genome region from Geobacter pickeringii includes the following:
- a CDS encoding CxxxxCH/CxxCH domain c-type cytochrome, whose protein sequence is MNRKALSIYSCWFWGAVLLVLAPMSAQAIQCYQCHGTTATSDYRPVDAAYRNLTTGGFLGSHRTHMATGATPTVCTPCHGGRVSTYTTSHRNGFINLTSNVNGSPAKGLYSKGTSFAQSATPTLGTCSSVNCHFETATPTWSSTPFAAPADCNRCHGAAPADGSHPATSGSGKKHGDYYGTTTSSCAKCHPDHTAEATPFSHASSAGNRGLLVRFAAAPNNGAGTYGGNVNYPNYLPSQAPPRNGSCRGLYCHSNGSRGFAPYTSNTTATWGGSLTCTGCHKATGDYINTGSHYAHVFGGGTSYSQIKCSVCHAATAAANMTITSVARHVNNQVDLAFANSSSAANGSYNGAVAKPASPSSKAAGSSYASCQNVYCHSTGQADGGGWPPTYTTPTWGTASTGKCGTCHGTTGSDTHGGFAGAMVQRRISSGSHKKHLSRVYGITDLDMKCAICHAYDKTAFTSSTATCGPVCHVASQPQKHANYEINVNIANYFGATASYNAASLTPGTGYSSCSNVYCHSDGKATPTTYTTPTWGNAASGACGTCHGVTAAAPPASTPHTKHVGSAFPYRFACAECHNGKVQATANATTAPAFVNSTSHVNKTRDVKFDPTNPFGTYSSAVTSCRNLYCHSTGNINVASANLPATYGGSVYARQGWSGTVTCTSCHGRSTSNGMPDYTNAGGAGSATANSHPKHVTSSNIQCVECHEKTTKNGTSIRPTIPSYHVNSGRNVFFNLSGNNASGSYNGTVGQKNCSNTYCHGAGTSLSWGGTTYCNSCHSANDGTSGGGGVNNWGTGVSAHTLHVEDTTTLPWKYTNYSTGNLSGSTTTYRFGCASCHNPAQATHVSGYASSPYRAQVFFGFTAPGKKPTYTYTGTAGTADNGFAWSNGNTVCNQTYCHSNGAGGAGAAVTWATTTNSATNTRCKTCHNYTVASGSPMATGTHSKHINNATYNLSCRKCHGTTTADGTSITDKTKHVNKSVNVAFNNSTTAVNGTYNGLASPTSKNPGSAYASCTNVYCHSKGTSTTPSAAPPNVTPTWGSTLNTTCSGCHGNDSSAAFQMGTVGSVAHAKHVQTYGFGCVKCHAATVSDNRTIKNYANHVTRQVNVAFNNTTTAVNGTYNGSATPTTKLPGSAMAACGNTYCHSNGTSVATTVIPANTSVTWSTAGPLPCTSCHGAGGTTGAPYYSKLMQVPAAYSGGTNWTTPGDALQGNKTFATYAGTTQDALILTNVGYTTAQVADTDTVTGITVIVKGWAASGTTPGNQLNVQLTQNGTTGVGTAKVVSLPGTTSAADAEVYATTTATDLWGTTWTPAQIRATTFGVILKDNDTISSQLNVDLVRIIVHTSKAPKMNNHSSARGHRVATCDICHTSVTYSGGVYTPNAALHVNRSYNVQAALGYTFATNGGTCSTPGNGCHGPTSGKWGGTLGCVDCHNKTITRTKGRPGTTLANVVAEFGLAWGHKKSGRNPVTDDDCCVCHLEGNGTTNKPSAYHQDGNIDLRDPDGAGETPITDLNNNPWTFQRFSTSYAAGSHTSTANNTITNIVTRKFCLACHSANGATNPTARSNNGGTGTATMPFGGINLGANYTVANGAAAAGGLVNVFSQFSSGNSSYHPVRAPLNRDFPTAARMNDPYKPTGTRGTSGTLSNSVIINCFDCHNQSGTPLTLRTIVAHGNAVTLRGYPVAMSGGSPFTASTTPAAANTPTLCIVCHAGYDTQAPHGAGSAWQTNMDGGMAPYVEYACNICHSSNIATPVVRPVRAMDSHGVNVLPTGGLALRSGGRWATTGKPVAFIRNTYVIDDHAPKKVGATTYTTTCMSASGTTNPSYCGNQGTQTYTVGGTY, encoded by the coding sequence ATGAACAGAAAAGCTCTGAGCATTTATTCCTGCTGGTTTTGGGGAGCCGTTCTCCTCGTGCTTGCCCCGATGTCGGCCCAGGCGATCCAGTGCTACCAGTGCCATGGCACGACGGCGACCTCTGACTACCGGCCGGTTGATGCTGCGTACCGCAACCTGACGACCGGCGGCTTCCTGGGGAGCCACCGCACCCACATGGCGACGGGGGCAACCCCCACGGTCTGCACGCCGTGCCACGGCGGGCGGGTTTCGACCTACACCACGAGCCACCGCAACGGCTTCATCAACCTGACGAGCAACGTCAACGGCTCTCCGGCCAAAGGGCTCTACAGCAAGGGAACCTCCTTCGCCCAGAGTGCCACGCCGACCCTGGGGACCTGCTCCAGCGTCAACTGCCACTTCGAGACGGCTACCCCCACCTGGAGCAGCACCCCCTTTGCGGCCCCGGCCGACTGTAACCGCTGCCACGGCGCCGCACCGGCCGACGGGAGCCACCCGGCCACCAGCGGCTCCGGCAAGAAACACGGCGACTACTACGGCACCACCACCTCCTCCTGCGCCAAATGCCACCCCGACCACACCGCGGAGGCGACCCCCTTCTCCCACGCCTCCAGCGCCGGCAACCGGGGACTGTTGGTACGGTTCGCGGCGGCGCCCAACAACGGCGCCGGGACCTACGGCGGCAACGTCAACTACCCCAACTATCTCCCGAGCCAGGCTCCGCCGCGCAACGGCAGCTGCCGGGGGCTCTACTGCCACAGTAACGGCAGCCGCGGCTTCGCCCCCTACACGAGCAACACCACCGCCACCTGGGGAGGGAGCCTGACCTGCACCGGGTGCCACAAGGCCACCGGCGACTACATCAACACCGGCAGCCACTACGCCCACGTCTTCGGCGGCGGCACCTCCTACTCCCAGATCAAATGCAGCGTCTGCCACGCCGCCACCGCCGCGGCGAACATGACCATCACCAGCGTCGCGCGCCACGTCAACAACCAGGTCGACCTCGCCTTCGCCAACAGCTCCAGCGCCGCCAACGGCAGCTACAACGGCGCCGTGGCCAAACCGGCCTCCCCCTCGTCCAAGGCCGCCGGCTCCAGCTACGCCAGCTGCCAGAACGTCTACTGCCACTCCACCGGCCAGGCCGACGGCGGCGGCTGGCCCCCGACCTACACCACCCCCACCTGGGGAACTGCCAGCACCGGCAAATGCGGCACCTGCCACGGCACCACCGGCAGCGACACCCACGGCGGCTTCGCCGGCGCCATGGTCCAGCGGCGGATCTCCTCCGGCAGCCACAAGAAGCACCTGAGCCGGGTCTACGGCATAACCGACCTGGACATGAAGTGCGCCATCTGCCACGCCTACGACAAGACCGCCTTCACCAGCAGCACCGCCACCTGCGGCCCGGTCTGCCACGTCGCCAGCCAGCCGCAGAAGCACGCCAATTACGAGATCAACGTCAACATCGCCAACTACTTCGGGGCCACCGCCAGCTACAACGCCGCCAGCCTCACCCCCGGCACCGGCTACAGCTCCTGCAGCAACGTCTACTGCCACAGCGACGGGAAGGCGACCCCCACGACCTACACCACCCCGACCTGGGGGAACGCCGCCAGCGGCGCCTGCGGCACCTGCCACGGGGTGACCGCCGCCGCGCCGCCGGCCTCCACACCGCACACGAAGCACGTGGGGAGCGCGTTCCCGTACCGCTTCGCCTGCGCCGAATGCCACAACGGCAAGGTCCAGGCGACCGCCAACGCCACCACGGCGCCGGCCTTCGTCAACTCGACCAGCCACGTGAACAAGACGCGGGACGTGAAATTCGACCCGACCAACCCCTTCGGGACCTACTCCTCGGCCGTCACCAGCTGCCGCAACCTCTACTGCCACTCCACGGGGAACATAAACGTCGCATCGGCAAACCTTCCGGCCACCTACGGCGGGAGCGTCTACGCGCGGCAGGGGTGGAGCGGGACGGTGACCTGCACCTCGTGCCACGGCCGCTCCACCAGCAACGGGATGCCGGACTACACCAACGCCGGGGGGGCAGGCTCTGCCACCGCCAACAGCCACCCGAAGCACGTCACGAGCAGCAACATTCAGTGCGTGGAGTGCCACGAGAAGACCACGAAGAACGGCACGAGCATCCGGCCCACCATCCCGAGCTATCACGTGAACAGCGGGCGCAACGTCTTCTTCAACCTCTCGGGGAACAACGCGAGCGGCAGCTACAACGGCACTGTCGGCCAGAAGAACTGCTCCAATACCTACTGCCACGGCGCCGGCACGTCACTTTCCTGGGGGGGGACCACCTACTGCAACTCGTGCCACAGTGCCAATGACGGCACCAGCGGCGGCGGGGGGGTCAACAACTGGGGGACCGGCGTCAGCGCTCACACGCTGCACGTGGAAGACACCACCACGCTGCCGTGGAAATACACCAACTACTCCACGGGCAACCTGAGCGGCAGCACGACCACCTACCGCTTCGGCTGCGCCTCCTGCCACAACCCTGCCCAGGCGACCCACGTGAGCGGCTACGCCAGCAGCCCGTACCGGGCGCAGGTCTTCTTCGGCTTTACCGCACCGGGGAAGAAGCCCACCTACACCTATACCGGCACGGCGGGAACGGCTGACAACGGTTTCGCCTGGTCCAACGGCAATACCGTCTGCAACCAGACCTACTGCCACTCCAATGGCGCCGGGGGGGCAGGGGCCGCCGTTACGTGGGCAACCACTACCAATTCGGCCACCAACACCCGCTGCAAGACCTGCCACAACTACACCGTGGCCAGCGGCTCTCCCATGGCCACCGGCACCCACAGCAAGCACATCAACAACGCCACCTACAACCTGAGTTGCCGCAAGTGCCACGGCACCACAACTGCGGACGGCACCTCAATCACCGACAAGACCAAGCATGTCAACAAGTCGGTCAATGTCGCCTTCAACAACAGCACGACCGCTGTGAACGGCACCTACAACGGGTTAGCCTCGCCGACGTCCAAAAACCCGGGGTCCGCCTACGCCTCCTGCACCAACGTCTACTGCCACAGCAAAGGCACCTCGACCACACCGTCCGCCGCGCCTCCCAACGTCACGCCAACCTGGGGGAGCACCCTCAACACCACTTGCTCCGGTTGCCACGGCAACGACAGCAGCGCCGCCTTCCAAATGGGGACGGTGGGGAGCGTCGCCCACGCCAAGCATGTGCAGACCTACGGGTTCGGCTGCGTCAAGTGCCATGCCGCCACGGTCTCCGACAACCGCACCATTAAGAACTACGCCAACCACGTCACCCGCCAGGTGAACGTCGCCTTCAACAACACCACCACGGCGGTGAACGGGACCTACAACGGTTCGGCCACCCCGACAACCAAGCTCCCGGGCTCGGCCATGGCCGCCTGCGGCAACACCTACTGCCACTCCAACGGCACCTCGGTCGCCACTACCGTAATCCCGGCAAACACCTCCGTCACCTGGTCCACCGCCGGGCCGCTCCCCTGCACCTCGTGCCACGGGGCAGGAGGCACCACCGGTGCCCCCTATTATTCCAAGCTGATGCAGGTGCCTGCCGCCTATTCCGGCGGCACGAACTGGACAACTCCCGGCGATGCGCTGCAGGGGAACAAGACCTTTGCAACCTACGCCGGCACCACCCAGGACGCATTGATACTCACCAATGTCGGTTATACGACGGCCCAGGTGGCGGACACCGACACCGTGACCGGGATCACGGTCATTGTGAAGGGATGGGCCGCGTCCGGCACGACGCCGGGCAACCAGCTCAATGTCCAGCTGACCCAGAATGGCACGACGGGAGTCGGCACCGCAAAGGTCGTCTCGTTGCCCGGAACCACCTCTGCCGCCGATGCCGAGGTCTATGCAACCACCACCGCCACCGATCTCTGGGGCACGACCTGGACCCCGGCGCAGATCCGCGCCACCACCTTCGGCGTTATCCTCAAAGACAACGACACCATCAGCAGCCAGCTCAACGTCGATCTGGTCCGGATCATCGTCCACACGAGCAAGGCTCCCAAGATGAACAACCACTCGTCGGCCCGCGGCCACCGGGTCGCCACGTGCGACATCTGCCACACCAGCGTCACCTACAGCGGCGGCGTCTATACTCCCAATGCGGCCCTGCATGTTAACAGGTCATACAATGTCCAGGCTGCGCTCGGGTACACCTTTGCCACCAACGGCGGCACCTGCTCCACCCCCGGCAACGGCTGCCACGGCCCGACCTCGGGCAAGTGGGGGGGGACGTTGGGGTGCGTGGACTGCCACAACAAGACCATCACCCGCACCAAGGGGCGCCCCGGGACAACCCTGGCCAACGTCGTCGCCGAATTCGGCCTCGCCTGGGGGCACAAGAAATCCGGCCGCAACCCGGTCACGGATGACGACTGCTGCGTCTGCCACCTGGAAGGCAACGGCACGACCAACAAGCCAAGTGCCTATCACCAGGACGGCAACATCGATCTGCGCGACCCTGATGGGGCCGGGGAGACGCCGATTACCGACCTGAACAACAACCCCTGGACCTTCCAGCGGTTCTCGACCTCCTACGCTGCCGGCTCGCATACCTCGACCGCCAACAACACCATCACCAACATCGTCACCCGCAAGTTCTGTCTCGCCTGCCACAGCGCCAACGGTGCCACCAACCCCACCGCCCGTTCCAATAACGGCGGTACCGGCACGGCGACCATGCCGTTCGGCGGGATCAACCTGGGGGCGAACTACACCGTGGCCAACGGCGCCGCCGCGGCCGGCGGCCTGGTCAACGTCTTCAGCCAGTTCTCCTCCGGCAACTCGTCATACCACCCGGTGCGCGCCCCCCTTAACCGGGACTTCCCCACCGCTGCCCGGATGAACGATCCCTACAAGCCGACGGGTACCCGGGGGACGTCAGGCACGCTCAGCAACAGCGTGATCATCAACTGTTTCGACTGCCACAACCAGTCCGGTACGCCGCTTACGCTTCGTACCATTGTCGCCCACGGTAATGCAGTGACTCTCCGTGGTTATCCGGTAGCAATGAGTGGTGGCAGTCCGTTTACCGCGAGCACTACGCCGGCTGCCGCAAATACGCCGACGCTCTGTATCGTCTGCCATGCCGGTTATGACACTCAGGCCCCCCATGGGGCAGGCTCGGCATGGCAAACCAACATGGATGGCGGCATGGCCCCGTACGTGGAGTATGCCTGCAACATCTGCCACAGCAGCAACATTGCCACTCCGGTCGTACGACCGGTCAGGGCAATGGATAGCCATGGCGTTAATGTGCTGCCAACAGGCGGATTGGCACTGCGCAGCGGGGGTAGATGGGCAACGACAGGTAAACCCGTTGCGTTCATTCGGAACACGTATGTAATTGATGACCATGCCCCGAAGAAGGTCGGCGCAACAACCTATACCACAACATGTATGAGCGCGTCAGGGACGACAAATCCGAGCTATTGCGGAAATCAGGGAACTCAGACTTACACGGTCGGTGGAACCTATTAA
- a CDS encoding TolB family protein, translating into MILATIGDNEKPVTVNMPSGPAYHAPLTAQLEFIFSEKGGGVAYVIEKAGTSRVVHNGVAGKPYKTVGTVVLSPDGKRIAYGALVDGKWRMVVDGKEGAPFNTVKSPLFSPDGSHLAYQAMAGERWHIVVDAAPNAGTPKRYLSHEFSGDSSRIAYIDDVDDKATGRLVVSDLAFSRQTVVATGVLSMQLNADKTRIAALSTSNGTQSVMDFTFDKPESVRKGQPYENVQGYAFGPDGAALAYIAIRAGKPLMVMNSKEMPLPDGVMANRPVIHPDMKVAGSLMFLNGTTYLQELPQGTRESGYETAESLVYSSDGRYHAYAAKKGENWFVVVNGKEGPAFDRVVTPKFSPDGKYLVYRARKSGRRFVVVADATGKTVKAHPEYEQVFEVQFTADGKSIAYGVKDGQKLIWMVEAL; encoded by the coding sequence ATGATTCTGGCGACGATTGGCGATAATGAAAAGCCGGTAACAGTCAATATGCCATCCGGCCCTGCATATCACGCCCCGTTAACAGCACAGCTCGAATTCATCTTCAGTGAAAAAGGTGGCGGGGTTGCCTATGTAATTGAAAAGGCCGGCACTTCCCGCGTCGTGCACAACGGTGTTGCCGGCAAACCGTACAAGACTGTCGGTACGGTGGTCTTAAGCCCGGACGGCAAACGCATTGCCTATGGCGCGCTGGTGGACGGCAAGTGGCGTATGGTTGTGGACGGCAAGGAAGGGGCGCCGTTCAATACGGTCAAGTCGCCCCTGTTCAGCCCGGACGGTTCGCACCTGGCCTATCAGGCAATGGCCGGTGAACGGTGGCATATCGTGGTGGATGCCGCGCCAAATGCGGGCACGCCGAAACGCTATCTTTCCCACGAGTTCAGCGGTGATTCCTCACGGATCGCCTACATTGATGATGTGGACGACAAAGCCACAGGCAGGCTCGTTGTCAGCGACCTGGCATTTTCAAGGCAGACGGTCGTTGCAACCGGCGTGTTGTCCATGCAGCTGAATGCTGATAAAACTAGAATCGCGGCACTGAGCACCAGCAACGGCACGCAGAGCGTGATGGATTTCACTTTCGACAAGCCGGAATCCGTCAGAAAAGGACAGCCGTATGAAAATGTCCAGGGTTATGCCTTCGGTCCGGATGGTGCTGCGCTGGCATACATCGCGATACGTGCGGGCAAGCCGCTGATGGTCATGAACAGCAAGGAGATGCCCCTGCCGGACGGGGTTATGGCAAACCGGCCAGTGATTCACCCTGACATGAAGGTGGCCGGATCGCTCATGTTCTTGAATGGCACAACATACCTGCAGGAATTGCCTCAAGGCACAAGGGAAAGCGGCTATGAAACAGCCGAGAGCCTTGTCTACAGCAGTGATGGCCGCTATCATGCATATGCAGCGAAGAAGGGCGAAAACTGGTTTGTGGTGGTGAACGGCAAGGAGGGGCCGGCATTCGACCGGGTGGTTACGCCGAAGTTCAGCCCTGATGGCAAGTACCTGGTTTATCGTGCCCGCAAATCAGGCAGGCGCTTTGTAGTAGTCGCGGATGCAACAGGCAAGACGGTCAAGGCTCATCCGGAATATGAGCAGGTGTTCGAGGTGCAGTTTACCGCTGACGGAAAATCGATCGCCTATGGGGTCAAGGACGGCCAGAAGCTGATCTGGATGGTGGAGGCGCTGTGA
- a CDS encoding cytochrome c biogenesis protein ResB, protein MNEFDTPPGIEPEHYPIEPHYHPLHKIPRKIYDFLASAKLAMVLLVAILVFCVAGVTLYRGARAWELIFSTIWFNGLLVLLVANIACCFFGRIWHRRLTLITLGMILFHLSFVAILGGVVYNSLFYFRGLIRLTEGEVLPSGDPQSYDQIDKGRFFNFSRLKGETSLIKMHAGYTVGGEDKRAAYEVAVGEEGDRSRGIIYITHKLTHRGFDYFNDREGYSLLVTLADREGRELYGAHLPLQSIRQSNNSYYYTTGYKDGGTVKAGAILFPYPPEKPRFALQASYRPSPLKERGGEVWFQLFPLDKGGGVQGGAPVAEGRGGVGDRIAVGDYILSAREVRYWVVMQVRHEPGKPVVLTSLWVALGGMLLTTVGRMTRRSGSAKGA, encoded by the coding sequence ATGAACGAATTTGACACTCCACCCGGGATCGAGCCCGAACACTATCCGATCGAGCCCCATTACCACCCCCTTCACAAGATTCCCCGGAAAATCTATGACTTCCTGGCCTCCGCGAAGCTGGCCATGGTTCTCCTCGTCGCCATCCTGGTCTTCTGTGTGGCGGGTGTTACCCTCTACCGGGGGGCGCGGGCCTGGGAGCTGATTTTCAGCACCATCTGGTTCAACGGCCTGCTGGTGCTGCTGGTGGCGAACATCGCCTGCTGTTTCTTCGGCCGGATCTGGCACCGGCGGCTGACCCTGATCACCCTCGGCATGATCCTGTTCCACCTCAGTTTCGTGGCGATACTGGGGGGGGTCGTGTATAACAGCCTCTTCTACTTCCGGGGGCTTATCCGGCTGACCGAGGGGGAGGTGCTCCCCAGCGGCGATCCCCAGAGCTATGACCAGATCGACAAAGGGCGGTTTTTCAATTTTTCGCGGCTGAAGGGAGAGACATCCCTCATAAAGATGCACGCGGGGTACACGGTCGGGGGCGAGGACAAGCGGGCCGCCTACGAAGTGGCGGTGGGCGAAGAGGGTGACCGGTCCCGGGGAATCATCTACATTACCCACAAACTGACCCACCGGGGCTTCGATTACTTCAACGACCGGGAAGGGTATTCGCTGCTGGTCACCCTTGCCGACCGGGAGGGGCGGGAGCTGTACGGCGCGCATCTGCCGCTGCAGAGCATCCGGCAGAGCAACAACAGTTACTACTACACGACCGGCTACAAGGATGGCGGCACGGTGAAGGCCGGGGCCATCCTTTTTCCGTATCCGCCGGAAAAGCCCCGCTTTGCCCTGCAGGCGTCCTATCGGCCGTCGCCGTTGAAGGAGCGGGGCGGAGAGGTCTGGTTCCAGCTGTTCCCCCTCGACAAAGGGGGCGGGGTGCAGGGGGGGGCGCCGGTTGCCGAGGGAAGAGGGGGCGTCGGCGATCGGATTGCGGTCGGCGACTATATCCTGTCGGCCCGGGAGGTGCGGTACTGGGTCGTCATGCAGGTGCGCCACGAGCCGGGCAAGCCGGTGGTGTTGACCAGCCTCTGGGTTGCGCTGGGGGGGATGCTGCTGACGACGGTCGGGCGGATGACGAGGCGCAGCGGGAGCGCGAAGGGGGCCTGA